Proteins co-encoded in one Campylobacter concisus genomic window:
- a CDS encoding ComEC/Rec2 family competence protein gives MRFKALKNREIFTIFCLFCLCIFSVNLAINYHKYQIFMDKGEQELTATVISSYEKLGDDGKKRQILKLKTDEFSFYTLGAKTDDFKAGDNIFLSVINLDVSFKDYLASSFYMPSFSREKLPQKATLNINQKLQSIIYAQHENSKISQLYSALFLGTSIDGKLRDDVSHLGIAHLIAISGYHLGFISAVIFFVFRPLLKFLYARFLPFRNYNFDLAIIVFIVLSFYFFIIGFIPSFLRAFLMSILGFYCTLKGVKILNFKTLFIVALVSISLFPQLLFSVGFYFSLMGVFYIFLYFKHLKDKFLPFIHLILLNLYVCFAMEICVLYFFPLISLQQLSVLAINYIFSVFYPLSAILHMASYGDIFDGLLNNVLNFRLSSTKIFVPAIIFIFYNIASLLAIKFRSIFYILPLLGLLCFFVAGYKIYA, from the coding sequence ATGCGTTTTAAAGCTTTAAAAAATAGAGAAATTTTTACTATATTTTGTCTGTTTTGCCTTTGTATTTTTTCTGTAAATTTAGCTATTAACTATCATAAATATCAAATTTTTATGGACAAAGGCGAACAAGAGCTAACAGCAACCGTGATTTCTAGCTACGAAAAGCTTGGAGATGACGGCAAGAAAAGGCAAATTTTAAAGCTTAAGACTGATGAGTTTTCATTTTATACGCTTGGGGCTAAAACAGATGACTTTAAAGCCGGAGATAATATATTTCTAAGCGTCATAAATTTAGACGTTAGTTTTAAAGACTATCTTGCTTCCTCCTTTTACATGCCTAGCTTTTCACGCGAAAAACTGCCACAAAAAGCCACGCTAAATATCAACCAAAAACTACAATCAATAATCTACGCCCAGCATGAAAATAGCAAAATTTCACAACTCTACTCGGCTCTATTTTTAGGCACAAGCATTGACGGCAAGCTAAGAGATGACGTCTCGCACCTTGGTATAGCGCATCTTATAGCCATAAGTGGCTATCATTTAGGTTTCATAAGTGCGGTTATATTTTTTGTATTTAGGCCGCTTTTAAAATTTTTATATGCGAGGTTTTTACCTTTTAGAAACTACAACTTTGATCTAGCTATTATCGTTTTTATAGTCTTGTCATTTTACTTTTTTATAATAGGCTTTATACCAAGCTTTTTGCGAGCGTTCTTAATGAGCATTTTAGGATTTTATTGCACGTTAAAAGGTGTTAAAATTTTAAACTTCAAGACACTTTTTATAGTAGCGCTTGTTAGCATATCGCTCTTTCCGCAGCTACTTTTTAGTGTAGGTTTTTACTTTTCACTTATGGGCGTTTTTTACATATTTTTATATTTTAAACACCTAAAAGATAAATTTTTACCTTTCATTCATCTTATACTTTTAAATTTATATGTTTGCTTTGCAATGGAAATTTGCGTGCTTTATTTCTTTCCGCTCATTAGCTTACAGCAGCTTAGCGTCCTTGCTATCAACTACATCTTTAGCGTTTTTTATCCATTAAGCGCCATACTTCATATGGCTTCGTATGGCGACATTTTTGATGGATTGCTAAATAATGTTTTAAATTTTAGACTAAGCTCGACTAAAATTTTCGTGCCAGCTATTATTTTTATCTTTTATAATATCGCTTCGCTTCTAGCTATAAAATTTAGATCCATATTCTACATCTTGCCACTACTTGGGCTTTTATGCTTTTTCGTTGCTGGCTATAAAATTTACGCCTAA
- a CDS encoding primosomal protein N' has translation MHYYILAFYGLNLAPLTYESDQKLEKFQGVKASLKGKILTAFIVNETDKPEFKTSKILEILPINLTSMQSELAIFISKYYTCELGVSLNLFEPNNIIAADKFYENQNFNVAPKLSEKQQEALDFINKRKISLIFGDTGSGKSEIYIAKIREILNAGSQALFLMPEISLTPQMQKRLESFFGEAVAVWHSKITSKKKEQILKDIKNGKVRLVAGARSALFLPLEKLKLIIIDEEHDDSYKNTGSKPHYNARDLALFLTSKFDLQVGLGSATPSLTSFYKQEHFRLKGTYFDSQKNYIFDESETGISEILKDEISKTLANKRQAVICLPTRANFKYLVCKNCGETLKCPFCSIGMSYYKKQNVLKCQYCEHKMAVPKTCHQCGSEMIEAKKIGTSELLERLQNEFANARIAKFDRDEITTQNKLVKALKEFNDGKIDILLGTQMLSKGHDYHNVELAVIMGFDELLNFPDYKARERTLALAMQVAGRAGRNGVGRVIIQSKQREFFESYISDYDAFLKDEINYRKELYPPFTRLLRIIISHKDEHIVKNTMNEFVQRIEPLKSDELEIIGYGKCQIEYLGSKFRYEILLRSNSHIPLLKAANLCKSELSDIDIDPVNFS, from the coding sequence ATGCATTATTACATACTCGCATTTTATGGGCTAAATTTAGCCCCACTCACTTATGAAAGCGATCAAAAACTAGAAAAATTTCAAGGCGTAAAGGCTTCTTTAAAAGGCAAAATTCTTACTGCTTTTATCGTAAACGAGACTGACAAACCAGAGTTTAAAACAAGCAAAATTTTAGAAATTCTACCGATTAATCTAACTTCAATGCAAAGCGAATTAGCAATATTTATCTCAAAATATTACACATGCGAGCTTGGCGTCAGCCTAAATTTATTTGAACCAAATAACATTATTGCAGCAGATAAATTTTATGAAAATCAAAATTTTAATGTGGCACCCAAACTAAGCGAAAAACAGCAAGAGGCTTTGGATTTTATAAATAAACGTAAAATTTCACTCATCTTTGGCGACACTGGAAGCGGAAAAAGTGAGATTTACATCGCTAAGATCAGAGAAATTTTAAACGCAGGCAGCCAAGCGCTATTTTTAATGCCTGAAATTTCACTCACGCCACAAATGCAAAAACGCCTTGAGAGCTTCTTTGGCGAGGCAGTAGCAGTCTGGCACTCAAAGATAACATCAAAGAAAAAAGAGCAAATTTTAAAAGATATAAAAAATGGGAAAGTTAGGCTCGTTGCAGGTGCGAGGTCGGCTTTATTTTTACCACTTGAAAAACTAAAACTTATCATCATCGACGAAGAACACGACGATAGCTATAAAAATACAGGCTCAAAGCCACACTACAACGCAAGAGATCTCGCCCTCTTTTTAACTAGTAAATTTGATCTACAAGTGGGGCTTGGAAGTGCCACGCCAAGCCTTACTAGCTTTTACAAGCAGGAGCATTTTCGCTTAAAAGGGACATATTTTGATTCGCAAAAAAATTACATTTTCGATGAGAGCGAGACGGGAATTAGTGAAATTTTAAAAGATGAAATTTCAAAAACACTCGCGAATAAAAGGCAAGCTGTCATCTGCCTGCCAACAAGGGCAAATTTTAAATATCTAGTCTGCAAAAACTGCGGTGAAACGCTAAAGTGCCCTTTTTGTAGCATCGGCATGAGCTACTATAAAAAGCAAAACGTGCTAAAGTGCCAATACTGCGAGCATAAAATGGCAGTGCCAAAGACCTGCCATCAGTGCGGTAGCGAGATGATAGAGGCCAAAAAAATTGGTACTAGCGAGCTACTTGAGAGACTGCAAAACGAGTTTGCAAACGCCAGAATCGCTAAATTTGACAGAGATGAGATAACGACACAAAACAAGCTTGTAAAGGCTTTAAAAGAATTTAACGACGGCAAGATAGATATCTTACTTGGTACGCAAATGCTAAGCAAAGGGCATGACTACCACAACGTCGAGCTTGCTGTCATCATGGGATTTGACGAACTTTTAAATTTTCCTGATTATAAAGCCAGGGAGCGAACGCTCGCTCTTGCCATGCAAGTAGCTGGAAGAGCTGGTAGAAACGGGGTTGGTAGAGTTATCATTCAAAGCAAACAAAGAGAATTTTTTGAGAGCTACATCAGTGATTATGACGCATTTTTAAAAGATGAGATAAATTATAGAAAAGAGCTTTATCCGCCATTTACCAGGCTTCTTCGCATTATCATCTCACATAAAGATGAACACATAGTAAAAAATACAATGAATGAATTTGTACAAAGAATAGAACCTTTAAAAAGCGATGAGCTTGAGATCATAGGATACGGAAAGTGCCAGATAGAGTATCTTGGAAGCAAATTTAGATATGAAATTTTACTCCGCTCAAACTCTCATATACCTCTTTTAAAAGCTGCAAATCTCTGCAAAAGTGAACTTAGCGATATTGATATAGACCCGGTAAATTTTAGTTAA
- a CDS encoding TolC family protein — protein MKKILAVLLFALPLWAGNLLEIIALAQSARLESLKEFNKNEYINKNKSKKLNLSLDGRYTFVPDEIKGGYMTKAGSITAKVEYLIFDGGASEAADKILDHKGVEKIYKDEELMNLTAFQVAKVYFNAVALNSLINLETKFVDSFAKAAAENEFWFEYGEIDKSEFDAINFTLNKKRAELDELGLKLAELNSRINLLSNGEIGFNAGSKIMMPDFSKDDISAKLGAMEQEKFIKEQENEKQKSKFAPKIYLKDTQSVNNNSFKKGERTTSQMIGAYADANKPRVEFEWKLPDSLSLSKQSQVKRIEEQKAALDLSDEENRIITRLKELESTIKGLNAKLNLQDLKQDKLDSDFIDLLNGYLDGEIKYEEFLFVSEKNFSDRANFILDGDLLELNKLEYFFECARKINEVIIE, from the coding sequence TTGAAGAAGATTTTAGCGGTTTTGCTCTTTGCTTTGCCTCTTTGGGCTGGAAATTTACTAGAGATCATCGCTCTAGCGCAAAGTGCAAGGCTTGAGAGTTTGAAAGAATTTAATAAAAATGAATATATAAATAAAAATAAGAGTAAAAAGCTAAATTTATCCCTTGATGGTAGATATACCTTTGTGCCTGATGAGATAAAGGGTGGATATATGACAAAGGCAGGCTCGATCACGGCAAAGGTTGAGTATCTTATCTTTGACGGCGGTGCGAGCGAGGCTGCTGATAAAATTTTAGACCACAAGGGCGTGGAGAAAATTTACAAAGATGAAGAGCTGATGAATCTCACTGCTTTTCAGGTCGCAAAGGTCTATTTTAACGCCGTTGCACTAAATTCGCTTATAAATTTAGAGACAAAATTTGTAGATAGCTTTGCTAAGGCTGCGGCTGAAAATGAGTTTTGGTTTGAGTATGGTGAGATCGATAAGAGTGAATTTGATGCGATAAATTTCACGTTAAATAAAAAAAGAGCTGAGCTTGACGAGCTTGGGCTTAAGCTAGCCGAGCTAAACTCAAGGATAAATTTGCTCTCAAACGGCGAGATCGGCTTTAATGCTGGCTCAAAGATAATGATGCCAGATTTTAGCAAAGATGATATAAGTGCAAAACTTGGGGCGATGGAGCAAGAAAAATTTATAAAAGAGCAAGAAAATGAGAAGCAAAAGAGTAAATTTGCTCCAAAAATTTACTTAAAAGATACGCAAAGTGTGAATAATAACAGCTTTAAAAAAGGTGAGAGGACGACTTCGCAGATGATAGGTGCTTACGCTGATGCGAACAAGCCTAGAGTGGAGTTTGAGTGGAAGCTGCCTGATAGCTTAAGTCTTAGCAAGCAAAGTCAAGTTAAACGCATTGAAGAGCAAAAGGCGGCACTTGATCTAAGCGATGAAGAAAATAGGATAATCACTCGCCTAAAAGAGCTAGAAAGCACGATCAAAGGCTTAAATGCAAAGTTAAATTTGCAAGATTTGAAGCAAGATAAGCTTGATAGTGATTTTATTGATTTGTTAAATGGCTATCTTGATGGCGAGATAAAATATGAAGAATTTTTGTTTGTGAGTGAGAAAAATTTTAGTGATAGGGCAAATTTTATACTTGATGGCGATTTGCTTGAGCTAAATAAGCTTGAGTATTTTTTTGAATGTGCAAGAAAAATAAATGAGGTGATAATTGAATAA
- a CDS encoding replicative DNA helicase — protein sequence MAKQRVNEIEFTHLYDIDMERAILSSILQNNDILGEIFDIVKAKDFYLKGHSQIYDAMVACLNSDDPITMPFLKNRLGEKYDEELILDILGTNSLIDIQKYANELREKSIKRSLVKIAHNIPSKVNEDKPSRDMVDDLSQEFYSLIEGGSTGVIKEGKEIIMKMMDHINAQALLGEKDIVGLDTGFKKLNEMIKGFKNGDLIIVAARPGMGKTTLCLNFMSQVLKNNTGVVFFSLEMPAEQIMMRMLASKTSIPLQDIMTAKMDDEALARFSDACEEFAASKLFVHDSGYVNIHQVRTQMRKLKAMHPEISLCVIDYIGLMMSTNNYADRHVQIAEISRGLKLLARELDMPIIALSQLNRSLESRANKRPMLSDLRESGAIEQDADIILFVYRDEFYLEQEEKEKEKRASAEGKEYKSNHVFNKLQEKAEIIVGKNRNGETGSVDVLFQKQHSRFEDMSAMPVSDVSFEG from the coding sequence GTGGCAAAGCAAAGAGTTAACGAGATAGAATTTACCCACCTTTACGACATTGATATGGAGCGAGCTATACTAAGCTCCATTTTGCAAAACAACGATATTTTAGGTGAAATTTTTGACATTGTTAAGGCAAAGGATTTTTATCTAAAAGGGCATTCGCAAATATACGATGCAATGGTAGCATGCCTAAATAGCGATGATCCTATAACTATGCCATTTTTAAAAAATAGACTTGGCGAAAAATACGACGAAGAGCTAATACTAGATATTTTGGGCACAAACTCCCTAATAGACATTCAAAAATACGCAAACGAACTAAGAGAAAAATCTATAAAACGAAGTCTTGTAAAGATCGCTCACAATATACCAAGCAAAGTAAATGAAGACAAGCCAAGCCGCGATATGGTCGATGATCTTAGCCAGGAATTTTACTCTTTGATAGAAGGTGGAAGCACTGGAGTTATAAAAGAAGGCAAAGAGATCATCATGAAAATGATGGATCATATTAATGCTCAAGCTTTACTTGGCGAAAAAGATATCGTTGGACTTGATACTGGATTTAAAAAGCTAAATGAGATGATAAAGGGCTTTAAAAATGGAGACCTCATCATCGTCGCAGCTCGTCCAGGCATGGGAAAAACGACGCTTTGTTTAAATTTTATGAGTCAGGTTTTAAAAAATAATACTGGAGTTGTTTTTTTCTCACTCGAGATGCCAGCTGAGCAAATAATGATGAGAATGCTAGCAAGCAAGACCTCTATCCCACTTCAAGATATAATGACTGCAAAGATGGATGATGAAGCGTTGGCTAGATTTAGCGATGCTTGCGAGGAGTTTGCTGCTAGCAAGCTTTTTGTGCATGATAGTGGCTATGTAAATATCCATCAAGTAAGAACACAAATGCGAAAACTAAAGGCTATGCATCCTGAAATTTCACTTTGTGTGATTGACTACATCGGTCTTATGATGAGTACAAATAACTACGCTGATCGTCATGTCCAAATAGCTGAAATTTCTCGTGGATTAAAGCTTTTAGCACGCGAGCTAGATATGCCAATCATCGCCCTTTCTCAGCTAAATAGAAGCCTAGAATCTCGCGCAAACAAGCGCCCTATGCTAAGCGATCTAAGAGAATCAGGCGCAATCGAGCAAGATGCTGACATCATTCTTTTTGTTTATAGAGATGAGTTTTATCTAGAACAAGAAGAAAAAGAGAAAGAAAAACGCGCAAGTGCCGAGGGCAAAGAGTACAAGAGCAATCACGTCTTTAATAAGCTTCAAGAAAAGGCTGAGATCATCGTTGGCAAAAATAGAAATGGCGAAACTGGTTCAGTTGATGTGCTCTTTCAAAAGCAACACTCAAGGTTTGAAGATATGTCTGCAATGCCAGTATCTGATGTTTCATTTGAAGGCTGA
- a CDS encoding efflux RND transporter permease subunit → MIKTAINRPITTLMIFLSLVVFGIYSLKTMNVNLYPQVNIPIVKITTYANGDMNYIKTKITQKIEDEVSSIEGIKKLYSTSFDNLSVVSIEFELNKDLESATNDVRDKMQKARLNANYEIEKLNGLSSSVFSLFITRLDGNETKLMQEIDDVAKPFLERISGVSKVKTNGFLEPAVKILLDRFKLDKNALSANEVANLIKVENLKAPLGKIENEQIQMAIKSNFSAKSIDEIRNLTIKQGVFLKDIASVDLAYKDANEAAIMDKKSGVLLGLELAPDANALTVIALAKSKLDQFKSLLGGEYDVKIAYDKSEVIQKHIDQTAFDMILGVLLTIVIVYLFLRNFSITIISVVAIPTSIVATFFIINALGYDINRLSLIALTLGIGIFIDDAIVVTENIASKLKDEPNALKASFAGIKEIAFSVFAISLVLLCVFVPIAFMSGIVGKYFNSFAMSVAAGIVISFFVSIFLVPMLSARFVNAKQSGFFLKSEPFFEALENGYEKILALALKFKLIFLAITIAVVVCSFGLAKFVGGDFMPSEDNSEFNIYFKLDPSLSLQASKEKLKDKISLINADPQVAYAYFILGYTDAKQPYLVKAYVRLKELKDRANHERQNAIMQSFRDRLKSDDMSVIVADLPVVEGGDVQPVKLTITSENGKELEKFVPKISKMLKEINDATDVNSPEEDLLKRVQISIDEDKAKRLNLDKASVASAVYSAFSQNEVSVFENENGKEYELYMRLDDKFRSDTDDILKTKIRSNEGFFVTLGDVATISFEQKPASISRFNRADEIKFLANTKNNAPLNSVANEISKKLDEILPANFKYKFLGFVELMDDTNASFIFTVSASAVLIYMVLAALYESFLLPFLIMLAMPLAFCGVVIGLFISGNPFSLFVMVGVILLFGMVGKNAILVVDFANHFANSGIEANEAVKMAAKKRLRAVLMTTFAMIFAMLPLALSRGAGFEANSPMAISIIFGLISSTLLSLLVVPVLFAWVYNLDKFIRKFYERERI, encoded by the coding sequence ATGATAAAAACAGCCATAAATCGCCCCATAACTACGCTTATGATTTTTTTAAGCCTCGTTGTCTTTGGTATCTACTCGCTAAAGACGATGAATGTAAATTTATACCCGCAAGTAAATATCCCAATCGTTAAGATCACGACCTACGCAAATGGCGATATGAACTACATCAAGACAAAGATCACGCAAAAGATCGAGGATGAGGTCTCAAGCATCGAGGGAATAAAAAAGCTTTACTCAACTAGCTTTGACAACCTAAGCGTGGTAAGCATCGAATTTGAGCTAAACAAAGACCTAGAGAGCGCCACAAACGACGTCCGCGACAAGATGCAAAAAGCACGCCTAAACGCAAACTACGAGATAGAAAAGCTAAATGGTCTCTCGTCATCTGTCTTTAGCCTCTTTATCACAAGGCTTGATGGTAATGAAACCAAGCTCATGCAAGAGATCGATGACGTGGCAAAGCCATTTTTAGAGCGCATAAGCGGCGTTTCAAAGGTCAAGACAAATGGCTTTTTAGAGCCAGCGGTGAAAATTTTACTAGATAGATTTAAGCTTGATAAAAACGCCCTTAGTGCAAACGAAGTGGCAAATTTGATAAAGGTTGAAAATTTAAAAGCACCTCTTGGTAAGATAGAAAATGAGCAGATCCAAATGGCGATCAAGTCAAATTTCAGCGCCAAAAGCATAGATGAGATAAGAAATTTAACGATCAAGCAAGGGGTTTTTTTAAAAGATATCGCAAGCGTTGATCTTGCTTACAAAGACGCAAATGAAGCAGCGATAATGGATAAAAAAAGTGGCGTCTTGCTTGGCCTTGAGCTAGCTCCAGACGCAAACGCTCTAACCGTGATCGCTCTAGCTAAGTCAAAGCTAGATCAGTTTAAAAGCCTACTTGGTGGCGAATACGACGTAAAAATAGCTTATGATAAGAGCGAAGTGATACAAAAACACATCGATCAAACCGCCTTTGATATGATCCTTGGCGTCTTGCTAACCATCGTGATCGTATATCTGTTTTTAAGAAATTTCTCGATCACTATCATCTCAGTCGTAGCGATACCAACTAGCATCGTAGCGACATTTTTCATCATAAATGCCCTAGGATACGACATAAACCGCTTAAGCCTCATAGCGCTGACCCTTGGTATCGGAATTTTCATCGATGATGCGATAGTTGTCACTGAAAATATCGCTAGCAAGCTAAAAGATGAGCCAAATGCCCTAAAAGCAAGCTTTGCAGGTATAAAAGAGATAGCATTTAGCGTCTTTGCGATCTCGCTCGTGCTGCTTTGCGTCTTCGTGCCTATCGCCTTTATGAGCGGCATCGTTGGCAAGTACTTTAACTCCTTTGCGATGAGCGTGGCAGCTGGCATCGTCATCTCATTTTTTGTGAGCATATTTCTCGTGCCAATGCTTAGTGCAAGGTTTGTAAATGCTAAACAAAGTGGCTTTTTTCTAAAAAGTGAGCCATTTTTTGAGGCACTTGAAAATGGCTATGAGAAAATTTTAGCTTTAGCGCTTAAATTTAAGCTCATATTTTTAGCTATAACGATTGCGGTTGTTGTTTGCTCGTTTGGGCTGGCTAAATTTGTAGGCGGTGACTTCATGCCAAGCGAGGATAACTCGGAGTTTAACATCTACTTTAAGCTCGATCCCTCACTTAGCCTGCAAGCTAGCAAAGAGAAGCTAAAAGATAAAATTTCACTCATAAATGCCGATCCTCAGGTAGCTTACGCCTACTTCATCCTTGGCTACACAGACGCCAAGCAGCCTTATCTTGTAAAGGCTTACGTTAGACTAAAGGAGCTAAAAGATAGAGCTAATCACGAGCGGCAAAACGCTATCATGCAAAGTTTTCGTGACAGACTAAAGAGCGATGATATGAGCGTCATCGTGGCTGATCTGCCAGTGGTTGAAGGTGGCGATGTGCAGCCAGTTAAGCTTACTATCACCTCTGAAAATGGCAAAGAGCTAGAGAAATTTGTACCAAAGATTAGCAAAATGCTAAAAGAGATAAATGACGCAACGGACGTAAATTCTCCTGAAGAAGATCTGCTAAAGCGTGTGCAAATTTCTATTGATGAAGATAAGGCAAAGAGGCTAAATTTAGACAAAGCCAGCGTTGCAAGCGCCGTTTATAGCGCATTTAGCCAGAACGAGGTCTCTGTTTTTGAAAACGAAAATGGCAAAGAGTATGAGCTTTATATGCGTCTTGATGATAAATTTAGAAGCGATACAGATGATATCTTAAAGACTAAAATAAGAAGCAACGAGGGCTTTTTCGTGACACTTGGCGATGTGGCGACGATTAGTTTTGAGCAAAAGCCAGCTAGTATTTCGAGGTTTAATAGAGCTGATGAGATCAAATTTCTAGCAAATACCAAAAATAACGCTCCGCTAAATAGCGTGGCAAATGAAATTTCAAAGAAGCTTGATGAAATTTTGCCAGCAAATTTCAAGTATAAATTTCTAGGATTTGTTGAGCTGATGGATGATACGAACGCCTCTTTTATCTTTACGGTGAGCGCTAGTGCGGTACTTATTTATATGGTGCTTGCTGCACTTTACGAGAGCTTTTTGCTGCCATTTCTCATCATGCTTGCCATGCCGCTTGCCTTTTGTGGCGTGGTGATTGGCCTTTTTATAAGCGGCAATCCATTTAGCCTTTTTGTCATGGTTGGCGTCATATTGCTCTTTGGCATGGTCGGTAAAAACGCCATTTTGGTGGTTGATTTTGCAAACCACTTTGCAAATAGCGGCATAGAGGCAAACGAAGCTGTGAAAATGGCTGCAAAAAAGCGCCTAAGGGCTGTTTTGATGACCACTTTTGCGATGATATTTGCTATGCTGCCACTTGCACTTAGCAGGGGTGCTGGCTTTGAGGCAAACTCACCTATGGCTATAAGCATCATCTTTGGGCTCATTAGCTCGACCTTACTTAGCCTGCTTGTCGTGCCAGTGCTTTTTGCATGGGTTTATAATCTTGATAAATTTATAAGAAAATTTTATGAAAGGGAGAGAATTTGA
- a CDS encoding EamA family transporter yields MNKLIFVTILWAFSFSLIGEFLAGKVDSYLAVFIRVVLASLVFLPFTKFRGISPKLAFGIMAIGAVQIGFMYLFYYNSFLYLSVPEVALFTIFTPFYVTLIYDAFSFKFRPLYLFSVGVAVFGALVIKYGAINDGVLKGFLLVQAANICFGAGQSAYKALLEKFDVDQKNVFGYFHFGAFFVAVVALLTLGNPAKFSLTSTQILVLLWLGVVASGLGYFMWNKGACEVDSGVLAIMNNALIPAAIIVNLVFWQKDTDLTRLILGAVIMYISLIIHNKIMKFYGMKIA; encoded by the coding sequence TTGAATAAACTGATCTTTGTAACCATTTTGTGGGCGTTTAGCTTTAGTTTGATAGGTGAGTTTTTAGCTGGCAAGGTTGATAGCTATTTGGCTGTTTTTATTCGGGTTGTGCTTGCGAGCTTAGTCTTTTTGCCATTTACAAAATTTCGTGGTATCAGTCCAAAGCTAGCATTTGGCATAATGGCGATCGGAGCGGTGCAAATAGGGTTTATGTATCTATTTTATTACAATTCATTTTTGTATCTAAGCGTGCCAGAAGTCGCACTTTTTACCATTTTTACGCCGTTTTATGTGACGCTCATCTACGACGCATTTAGCTTTAAATTTAGACCACTTTATCTATTTAGCGTTGGTGTTGCGGTTTTTGGAGCTTTGGTTATAAAATACGGCGCTATAAACGATGGTGTATTAAAAGGCTTTTTGCTAGTGCAAGCGGCAAATATCTGCTTTGGAGCAGGGCAGAGCGCATATAAGGCACTTTTAGAAAAATTTGACGTCGATCAAAAAAATGTCTTTGGCTACTTTCACTTTGGGGCATTTTTTGTAGCTGTCGTTGCGCTTCTTACCCTTGGCAATCCAGCCAAATTTTCACTTACTTCAACTCAAATTTTAGTGCTTCTCTGGCTTGGAGTGGTCGCTAGTGGGCTAGGGTATTTTATGTGGAACAAAGGTGCTTGCGAAGTTGATAGTGGCGTGCTTGCTATCATGAATAACGCTCTCATTCCAGCTGCCATCATCGTAAATTTAGTCTTTTGGCAAAAGGATACAGACTTAACTAGGCTAATTTTAGGCGCTGTCATAATGTATATATCTTTGATAATTCATAACAAGATAATGAAATTTTATGGTATGAAGATCGCTTAG
- the ispG gene encoding flavodoxin-dependent (E)-4-hydroxy-3-methylbut-2-enyl-diphosphate synthase, whose translation MQRYPTKQIKIRNVLIGGDAPISVQSMTFSKTKDVKGTLEQIQRLYFAGCDIVRCAVFDKEDASVLKQIVAGSPIPVVADIHFNHTYALIVSEFVDAIRINPGNIGSTKNIKAVVDACKQRNLPIRIGVNSGSLEKQFEDRYGRTVEAMVESAMYNIKLLEDFDFTDIKISLKSSDVERTMQAYRALRPKTNYPFHLGVTEAGTTFHATIKSAIALGGLLLEGIGDTMRVSITGELEEEIKVAKAILKDSGRQKEGLNIISCPTCGRLQADLMAAVKLVEEKTKGIKEPLNVSVMGCVVNAIGEAKGADVAIAFGKGNGMIMRHGEVVARLPESELVDRFLQEIDDEIKSRD comes from the coding sequence TTGCAACGATACCCAACAAAACAGATAAAAATTCGCAATGTTTTAATAGGCGGTGACGCACCGATCTCCGTGCAGTCGATGACATTTTCAAAGACAAAAGACGTAAAAGGCACGCTTGAGCAGATACAAAGGCTATATTTTGCCGGCTGTGATATCGTGCGCTGCGCAGTTTTTGACAAAGAGGATGCCAGCGTGCTAAAGCAGATCGTTGCAGGCTCACCTATTCCAGTCGTTGCAGACATTCATTTTAACCACACCTACGCACTCATCGTTAGCGAATTTGTCGATGCTATCCGCATAAATCCCGGCAACATCGGCTCCACTAAAAATATAAAAGCAGTCGTTGATGCCTGCAAGCAGAGAAATCTGCCTATCCGCATAGGCGTAAATTCTGGCTCGCTTGAAAAGCAGTTTGAGGATCGCTACGGCCGCACGGTGGAGGCGATGGTGGAGAGTGCTATGTATAACATCAAGCTTCTTGAGGATTTTGACTTTACGGACATTAAAATTTCGCTCAAATCAAGCGACGTAGAGCGCACGATGCAAGCTTATAGAGCGCTTCGACCAAAGACAAACTATCCGTTTCATCTTGGTGTAACAGAGGCAGGTACCACTTTTCACGCGACTATCAAGTCCGCGATCGCACTTGGCGGGCTTTTGCTTGAGGGTATAGGCGATACGATGAGAGTTAGCATAACTGGCGAGCTTGAAGAGGAGATAAAAGTCGCAAAAGCGATCTTAAAAGATAGCGGCCGCCAAAAAGAGGGACTAAATATCATCTCATGCCCAACTTGTGGGCGTTTGCAAGCTGATCTAATGGCGGCAGTAAAGCTCGTAGAAGAAAAAACAAAAGGTATAAAAGAGCCGCTAAACGTTTCAGTCATGGGCTGCGTGGTAAATGCGATCGGCGAGGCAAAGGGCGCAGATGTTGCCATAGCATTTGGAAAAGGCAATGGCATGATCATGCGTCACGGCGAAGTGGTCGCAAGACTGCCTGAGAGCGAGCTTGTGGATAGATTTTTACAAGAGATCGATGACGAGATAAAAAGTAGGGACTAA